One Acropora palmata chromosome 2, jaAcrPala1.3, whole genome shotgun sequence genomic window, AGTGCTCCTTAAAGCAAATTAGCACAGGAATATGAACTTTATTGCCAATTTTAGGCACAAATAAATAGATCAAGAGGAATATTTCCCCTCAGATAGACTAACCAGGCTACAAAGCTAGACAACGAAGagtattttcttccttttcgtGACACTTAACGCACACTTTTTGCAATCTCATAATTATTCTGACTTTCAAAATATGTGGTATAGCATTTGAATTAACAGTCATTTAAAAGGtggaaatttatttcttcattaAGATAGCGCATGATTACATAATTCATTAGATGGAATATTGAAAGAATGCAATCTACTGAAATGGGTAACTGATTTTTTGAGTCCAATAAAAACTCCCAAGTACCAACGTTCTCAAATGTTTTGATACCTTGAGTGACAACTATTTGTCGCAATTATGGTCATCACAACGTATGGCTCTGGGCGCAATTCAGTTGTAAGAGCATCGGCTTTCTGGTATAACGAATTAAAAAGTcaacaaccttttttttttcttctaaaatcACTCTCTTTGCACTTACGAACATCACTCTGATAGAATTTTCAGTCAACAACCAGGAAGCCGCAGAAATGGCTCGCGAGAgccaaaagcaaacaaactctAAAGTCACTGAATGGAGTAAACCAGATCACTTAAAGTAATAACATATGACCCATTCACTGTCAAGTCTATTAGAAACTAATTTCAAGGCATGAAGAAGAGCAGTCTAAGGGCAAGAGCGGAATCAACGCAAAATGCATCTAAGAAACACTAGAGAGCTACAAAAACTGTTAAGGAAAAGGCGTTTATCACGCCCATCTTAaaatcatgaattctttcttAAATAACCTTGACCCCCTTTTTACTAATAAACACTGACAAATGTTTTCTGGACGCTAATGGACTTTGTCTAATGGACAAAGAATGGCATTTACAAAAGGAGCTTGCCAAATAAACGAAGGGCTTGCCTTATGCATAGCTAAATGCATCGGGTACGTTCTATCAGCCCAAACATTAGTCTATGACAGACAAATGCACGCGCGCTCTACTGCACGGAGCTAAGAGGCCCTTAAATAAGGAACGCCTCCAAAAATTGGCTAACAATTGCCTTGTAGTGCATTGGTCACAttttaagttgaaaatatATCTTAAGAAGACATAAGCCTTACGCTTATAGATGCCTAATTGTACTATCTGATGAGATGAAAGAGATATGTAACGATGCCTGCAACGGTCTACTGCTTTTTCTTGAAGCAAGCATTTCTTTCTTGCACTGATTTTAACACATGCTTCACAAATTCTCTGAACAAAGGCCACGTCACGTTTTAACGCTCTAACAAAAATATAACGGAAACATCAATCTAATCACTACACGCAATCAAAGTCATTGTTATATTGTGCTCAGTAACACTAGTAAATCGAGTGTCGCGTAAGACTTGATAGAAAAATTCACGCTAACTCGATGTTGTTTGTTGCAAACATTTAGGGCCTTCACAAATACAGTCCTGGTTAACAAGATTTGAGTCCTACTGTGATTTATCAATCGGGCCTAGTTTACACATCCGTCCCGTCCCTTGGCATTGCATGTTTGTACCTGTGGAGATTAGTAATCACGAGAAGGACGGAAAATGTACAATAAACAGAAAACCCGTCAAAATGCACACTGCAACTACATAACTCCAAACGGCGAAGAAAGAGTAAATAtccaaaaattgttttctttcgcTCCAAAAGAAATACAACACTACACTTTATCAAGAAGCATGGCCTCTTCTTAGTGTATAGCTTCCTAAAtcgataaataaaaaaaactctaTAATCGCCTTAGTGTCAAGGAAACACGTTGTAGCCTGAAAGGTATGAAAATAACGACGTATCAGGTAATTTCATCTAATGACATCACGTCTTAAAATCCTTTACCAGAGAGataagcaaaataaattacCTTTGGTGACAGATACTGAGCAAATACATTACAGAGATTTTGTACATAGATGCAGCTGAGATCAAACCACTCTCACAGGAAGAGCAAAAAATCACCGAGGCCATTAGCCCACAATCAAATAAAATCGCTCATTAAGCCCTAAGGAATATTTACACATCAAgtcatattttaaaatcaagtTTGCTGATTTAACGCACAAATTTCAAAcagggatttttttttcgttgttctAAAACCGCTTAGAATTGTCCGTTCAGATCTTAATGTGTGGTCTATTGGTTTACAAGTGAGGGCTCGATAGTTATTTCTTTCACACCCCATCTGTCATTATCAGCACAACCCTTGTGAGACACTCTCTTATCGCTTCTAAAGGCTGACTTTAATCTCGATTTTACAGTAGAGAGCAAAAACACACTAAGTCAGGAGAAACAGCAGATATGGAGCATGAGCGCTCAGATGGAACGgaattaaagcaaaaatatcGAGGAAAACATGTCGAAAGTATTGTTTCCTTTTAGCCGTCATGAGGGTTCATAACAGGAAGTTTGCTACTGCCATACAGATATCACAAGAATCTCAGCATCCTTGATGATTCAGATCTGTCCCAAAGTGAAGAccaatagtaatagagtttactCAGCTTGCTATTTGATGTTTTGTAAGCGATAAAAAAAGTTAAGTGAATGAATGCGTTAGTGCAATTAGACAAATGGTGCACAACTTAAGcttcttgaaaagaaacaaatattttaaCTGAATAAGCTAGACTGTCGCTCAGTTCGAAAGGTTTGAGGTCATGTGGGTACACTGGACTTTCTCAACCCATGTCACGGAGTAAACATATCAAGCAAAAAAGTGTAAATTTCACCCGTCTCGTGTGAGCTAAAGTTGTTCCCCACATCACAAAGCCAAAAAGCACTGAGCATGAAGCCAATATCGATTTATAATAAAATCACAattaaaatatctttttcGAGCAATTACTAGTTCGTGGACAGCGCAGAACACAATGGTCAATATTTCCCTTTCTACCGTCTTTCAATTTACTCAGCCTTTATCGCTTGTAAAATAGTGCACAAATGTTGACTCCTGTGCAAAATCCCTCACCTGTTCTCTTGAGAAAACATTACTCCAAACATCTTTTACTTTTgtgcgaaaacaaaagattcaaTTGACTCGGACACCATTAGTAATATCCGAATTATCTATAGAATGTGTCGCGAAGGCGACAAGTTGGCGGATTCCTGTCTAAAACAAACCACACTTTTTTTAACGATATTGTTTCACAGGGATCCTCTCGAAGGTATTTTTCTTCTTACAAGATGGTATTATCATttggttttcattgtttactaAATTCGCGCGAGTTTAGAGTATATATTTTCCCTTAGACATAAGACGTTTTCACATGGAGCATTTGCAAAGCACAAGATGTTATCAAAGCATCTTCAATCATCTATTAAGTAATCAAGAAGACAAGAAACgccacaaaaagaaaacccaCATCGATTTTAGCCATGAATTGACAAAGGTAAACGCATGCGCCCAGCCAAAACAATGCTCACCGTAAGCAGCTCAAAATATAGTATCAGGAAAGACACACGATTCaggaaattttttctttaattctagaaaacaaaacaaagtgtCTGTTTtataacaagaaacaaaatatctcGACTAATCCGTGGGTCTTATCGATTTCGCAGGAAATCCCTGCAATAGCCTTACAAATCAGAATTCTGCCTTTCTCCACGAATCTTGAGTTACACCATCTTAGAGTTGAAACAAACCACAAATGCGCGAGCGATCAGTGACCCTATACTGAGTTACTCTTACAATCTTGTATGGCTCGATTTTATGTGTAGCAAAAAAGACgcaattaaaacaataacataatGAACCCGAATATTTGCCCAGTAAAGTACACTTTTAGAAGCggttaaaagaaaatgtcactcaCTAATGTCTTTGAACGATAATAGTGACTTGTATAGTGTCCCATTTAACAGCCTGAACAAATGGCAACACTTTGTATCACAAAAGTGCCTTGACAGCTCCAGCCAATTTGGAAATTTGTAACAAATGCCATTCCTGTCATCGCGTGCTTCGATGTACCAATAAGGAGGCGTCGTGTTACGTCAAGAGGAAAGCGAGACAGCATCTAATTGGTAGTGATTGACATGGCCTAGAGTTACTTATCTAGTGGTGTGGCCCATAAACATCAGTCTGCTCATTTCCTCGAACCATTTACTTCATTTAGCTGACTTTCAAAAGTCAATTTGGTCAAGCAAAGATTCGGCTTATCGACGCAAACGGCAATCGCGTTTGGCAAACCATGCTCCATTCGCCAAACGTTACAGCGCCCTTTACCGTCCGCAATCTTTTAAATTTGCCAGAGTTCAATCCGGCAAGTTATAAAGAAGCTCAAGTCGATTGCTTGACACACATGACTTCGATCCACGTAATGCCAAACAAGACCGAGGAAAACACAAACAACGGGCTGCCACTACACGACAACCATCATCCCAACTTTCTTTATAACGAAACGGCGAGATCGATGCACTTAAAGAACGAAGTGAATTACCACGCGAATCTAAACGGATCGCACGCTCATATTCTTGAGCCCCCGTGCCCGCCAGGTAAGCGCGTTTATCATGTCTTGTATATTTTACATTTTGGAACCCATATTTGAATTTCCCATTTCGAAGTCTGCCTGTAATTATAATCAAATCTTGGAACACAAAGTGGGGGGAGGGAAATTGCTTCAAGTGTTTTAAAAGAGCAACACCATTGAAAGGTTAAGCCATTTCTTGGATCCGTTAGAGTTTTTCGACAGAGTGCCGGTTCATATCTGTCCATTTAATCGTTCGCGCCTAAACTTTGTGTGATATTAACGATTTCGGCCGTCAGTACGATTCACGCGAAATCATTGAAGAAGAAAGATTTCGACAATTCACGTCATTCACTTATGCGAAAATATTTACTATTAAAATCTTCTGGGCGTGGAAGTCTTTCACTACATTAATTACCAGAGTAACCCCTCAGGCTAAATGCCTTATGGCGATAGCTTTGTTGATAGTTTTAGCTTTGTCTTGACATAGAAATTTTTCCTGTTCCTTACAGTGTCATTGGAATCACAACAGCTAAACAACAAGTCGGAAAGTCAAGATATTCGACAAGAACTTCAACATACACAACACACTTCGCCAAGCGCCACCGAGATGCATCATGCAGTCTCAAATCCGAGCCTAGCTACAACCGAAGCACCCAACAAACAGAAACGAATACGACGGAAGCCACGCGTCCTGTTCTCCCAAGCACAAGTCTATGAATTGGAGAGGCGATTCAAGCAACAGAAGTACCTCTCGGCCCCAGAGAGGGATCACCTCGCAAGCATGCTTAAATTGACATCCAACCAGGTTAAGATCTGGTTCCAGAACAAACGATACAAGTGCAAGAAGCAAGCACTAGAAAACAAAGCGCGTACAGCCGGTATGGAGTCTTGGTATGGACTTCCACCTGAACCGCGCAGAGTAGCTGTACCCGTACTCGTCAGGGATGGAGAACCTTGCCTAGGAAGAGAGCCTTACGGCTTAAATATGAACATGAATATGAACATGAACTTCGCACCACATTACATGAACATGTACCCACCACCGCAGAACAACCATCTAGCAAACAGAACATGGTAAATCATCTGTGTTGATAATAACATGCCTTTGCTATGTGAATACGAGCTTCTAGGCAGGTCCAGAATGAGCCACCCTTGTCACTGACGCTAAGCAGAAACGCCagatatttaaaattttctagCTTGAGGTAGAGAGTACAGAGGCGATAGGAGTAACAATAACCAGAGACCAGTGTCCGTTGGAAGAAAATCAACCAAATTAGTGTGGTATTTACAAgatatttttcaagaaaagacAAATTGCGGTTTATTTGTGCCgtataaaataagaaaagtaaagaaatGTGTATAATTATTGATACTAAAGAGTTAAAACACCATTCGGAAAAACATACATTTTCAGCTCAACCTTACATACACATTTTGTAAATCTCGTTTGAACGTGCCTTTTGTTTGAGGCGTTACTTTGTCACTTTACGCTGATAAATTTCACACGCAAGAACGGTATAATATTTCATCAAAGATATATTCCCACAGATGAAGTCAAAGCATAAATTTATAAATAGGAAAAAGCCAGACAAATCAGGTTTTGAGGCGTCAGAAACTAACGCACATGTGACGCTCAGAATTCCAATATCAACGGAACAAGGATAAAATACAGGATTGACATCACTTCCTAGTATTGGGCAATGGTTTaaggaaattatttcaagctAAGCTATATTCCTTCAGAAATGTTACTgttttcaattgttattttctttttttcgggctggttttttttttctctcctttcataattttattttatttttttatcggTTTAAGAGAAAGGCCAGCCTTGAAATTGAATTGTCATGAGTTATTCGTTCAACGGAGTGATATCTTGATGACGAGCCCGTGATAAGAAATAACATAAGAAAATTGAGTAGCAAGCAAGTTGTCAGAGCGAATCACGAATCGCATCTTCCTTGTCGTTTCGCTTCgggaaaataaacaacaaaaaagacagGCAAGACTGTTGCTTTAGGAAGAAAACCAGCGAACAGAATGGTAGCTTTTAATATAATAAAGCCATTCACAACACTTTAATTGACGATTGATGTACATACATTGTGCCAAGAGTCCACGACCTACAAAACATGCAAAATACATTATCATTGAAAACTGTGTCCGTGCCTCACTAGAAAAGGAAGATAAAGAAGTGTTTGCCGCATTACCATCGTCAGCTGTTCATGAAAACATGGGAGAgcttttcttacttttttaaacttaaatatttttatgttGAGTAAGTTTTGACGCATGTCcataaatacaaataaaatttcaaaggaaaaggaTTTGAGCTGTGGTTTCACTGcatcttttaattttacatgCTTCATTTTCACTTCTAGACAGTCAAGGATTGTCTAAGAGTTGTGGTGAAACTTAAGGGCAATCCTGTTCCAGCAAAGCCTAAATCCTCTGTAAAATATTCCATTAATAAAAATGGCATTCTTGAAAAGCACCGACGATAATTGAGACATTTCAAAGGCCCGACAGAAAGGAAAAGGCTGAACATAAAGGCCAAGAGTAACgagcattttctttcaaacaaaatcTACCAAATTTAAGATTAATTTTCGCATTACAGCAAAAAGGAAGCAAGTCAATTTCGGCGCGCTATCGATCTTGtgcaaataacaaaagaaacagtGACAGTAATGTAACACCTGACGAATTGTTGGGAAGGCTCTTGCGGCAAAATTGATTTCGAAATAAAGCGTAGGTCGATAGAACGGAAAGAAGAAGTAAAAACTAAAACGCAAGATGTGAGAAAGAGAAATTGAACGTAAAATAACCAAGTGATTTGAAGCGCACTGTAATTTCACTCTAAATTTATCAAGTGTCACAGAGAGCAGGTTTAAGAAACGAAAACACGCAGCAAACAAGATTTTAACCTGGCGTACCACAGTAATCGTATTAGTTAACAAAAGTTTATGGCTGTCTCGAGCCTTATGCTAATGATGTCGATTTCAGATCCTTGAAAGCAATCCACACTCAAGTAAAAACCTTTAAAATGTCGTAATATTGTCATTTCAATTGCCTGTGTCCTTTTCAAACCACTTCCTACTCCTTGAGTTTCCGCTGAAAGGCAAAACgagatcaaaatgaaaatctgtcCCAGCTCGCCTTTTGAATGGAAATGCCTTAAAGTGCAAGTAAACGTAGCCAACAATAGACTCACAGCAGATGGCGCGTTCTCCATTGTTCGAACGTCGAtcattgcaattattaagcgACATTACCTGACAATAGTAAAATAATAAACGAATTAACATGTATGTAGGACTGGCAGAATGATTGGCATGGGGTGAGAAGTCATTATCGACTAAATAGCCCTGCAAAAGTAGactcacaaaacaaaactgttagTACCACCCATTTCGTCCAATTCCCCGCAATCTGTCAGTCATGTGCTCTCTACCATTTCAAAACTCACTAAGAAAAACACGCAGCGTGGCAACAGATCTGAAAGTGTTCCTTCTTCATATTTGACTAACGAGATCGACGTTGATGAACTCCCAAGAGATAAACTTTCGTAAGAAGTTGATCTCACTGACTTAGGACATTATAAGTTCTTTTCTCCTCTTCTTTTAATGATCTAAATAAAGACAAAGGCCAAAGACAGACAAGTTAACCTCCCTGAACCTCGATCCAGTTATCTCTATAAACAAGCAGTGTTTTGAAAAGCGCACTGTAATTCGCACCTCTTCTCTTGATCTTTCCATCAACCTTTGGAAGACCCCAATCCTTGCGTAATTGAGAGGCCGTGCGTATTTTAATTGCATTGTGTCAGCACTCTTAAATGGAACGTCAACAAACTACGTAAATGAACGAAGTAGCCAATAAGAATGCCTGATTAGCTTGATTTTCTCATCAACAGCCACTAGCTGATACGCAGGCATCAACCAATCGGCGATTAATGTACAATTTTGATTTCTTATAGCTGAATAATgatattgtaaaaaaaattcctgtAGGTCTGAGTGCCGTTTTTAGGGTTCACATCTACGGGTGGTATCCTATTTCTGTATCGGCCAGCAGCGTGAGGCCTTAACGCTACAACTCCAATCAACTCcgattcctttcttttctaaaCGTCGTTGCGTCCTCAAGTTTGAAACATTACAACATGAATGAAGCCATGCGAACTCCCGTCACACCGTTTTCGATCACCGACATTCTGAACCGCCGTGATGCCCCGCATCAAAATAGCAACAGTTTTGCAGCTTGGGGCCAGCACGCGGTCCACACTCATGCAATTTCGCCGACCTATTTACCTTTGCCTACATACCTTCAAGGAGCTTTACCCGGTATAAATCAATTTGGGTGCTACAAAGCATACAACGCCTCACATCTTCCCACAGCACTGCCCTCACTCTGTACCGAGAAAAATATGGATGAAGGCACTGAACTAGCAGAGGAGATGGTGAAAGATCAAAGTAAGTTAAATTAATTGTCTGCTCATGTACACCGAAGGCGTTAGTTTATTAGAGCCGACGCGAGTTGtgcaaattaaacaattatcTATTAATTGAAAGAGTCTGTCTTGCTTAGttgatttaatttcttttctgtaGAATCTCAAGAAAGCGATGTGAACCACACCTCGACAACAAGCCCGCAACAACAACCCAAACCGCGGAAGAAGCGATCTAGAGCGGCCTTCTCTCATGCACAGGTCTTCGAGTTGGAAAGGAGGTTTAGTCACCAAAAATATTTGTCTGGGCCAGAGAGAGCTGAACTTGCAAGCGCTTTAAAACTAACTGAGACACAAGTGAAAATCTGGTTTCAGAACAGAcgttacaaaacaaaacgccGCCAACTGGCATCCGAAATTTGCCCACCAAGTGCAGCAAAGAAAGTCGCAGTCCGAGTTTTGGTTCGTGACGATCACAAACAATACGAAGACATTGGACTATCGTCTTTGTCAATGGCGCCATTTGGCACCCAAAGCCTAGTACCCCATTGTGGTTTTTTCTATAGATGACTCACTAGATTACTAAATCACGTCCCAGCTATAACAACAAACAGACTCTTCGTTTCAAACGGCACTGCCATTCAAAAAGCTGCATAAGTTTCAATTACAACAGCTCTCACTTCCAGTTCGCGATAATTGAATCCACGTAAATTTGAGCACAACTGTGGCGTCGTAAAACCACCCTTTGCGCTGGTCGAAAGCTAAGCGGTGGATAACGTTCAGTGCGGAAGTGCATCACTTGTGTCGGGTGAATTACATGGAGTGGCCCGCTCTCTTAAAGTTTACTTACACCATCGAAAACAGATCGCACGAGTGTAGAGTTATAATTACCTTTAATCCAAGATTAGGATTAACAAGTGTGTATGATAGTGTACAGATCTAGGAAGGGACAAGAAGGCAATTTATCGGCACGATTGGTTTCCACATAAAACAATAAGTTGATATCGACAGGAATTAGATTatacattttaattattttgtggcTTCAGATAGTAACAATTATCAAACCCGTTGTTGTCTACACCGAGAATGTAAGAGCCGAATCAAAGCATTATTTCTGTTATTTAGAATGGCATTCGAGTCACAGGAACACATCTATAAGTTAGGCAACAGGCGAAGATATTCATGAAAGGGATTTGAGTTAAATAAACACAAATTCGAGCACGCAAAATCGCAGGTCTTTGATTCCAGAATTCACTGGTTTTGAGGTGGTTTATTCAAAGGTAGTTACCAAGACCGAATGAAAACGTCCAATTTCAAACACGAAATCACAAATGTATggagacaaaataaaagaaggaaaTGCAAAAAGCCAGGATGACATGTTTGTCGATGCTTCCTTTGAATTAGTTCAGCTTTAATTGATGCCTCGAGTCTTACATGCGAGACAGGCGCTTTGTTAACCTTAATGGCTCTCAAGAATTTAAACTGACAAAATCATTGCTATTTGGCGATTTATTTATTCACCTAGAGTGCTAGAAAGATGAGTAGTATCACCGCTAcacatgaaatgaaattatttttggctGAATTTGATTACAGTGCATCGTTCATCAAGTACAAAGAGACTCATTAGAACTCGTTACATGAGCTTTTATTCAGGGGCTTAATGTGATTGTAAAACACTTCTTTAATACTCATTTAGGTGCTCCTCCCACAACACGTATTTAAACGACAAAATGCTTGGCTTACAGCTCGTTTAATGGCTTTCGTTTGATGAGTCACTAAGGCGGATAAAGTTCCTTCCTACACCGACTTCGATTAAAACCCAGAGGCACTATTGAAGAGGACTTTTCATGGCAATTTGACGTTGGACGGAAGTGTGAAACCAAAGACAAAGCCATCTGTTTGATCCATTATCAACATATGGGTCTAAATGCATCAAGAATTGAATAAACTGTTAATGGCAGTTACATTTCCATGAATAACTAAGACTTGTTTTAGTTCGGGCGATgttaacatttcttttttttttcggatgCCATGGTTTCCTGTTTGCCCACTAGCTGAAGAGAATGGCACATCGTTTAAAGGTGTTAATGGTCATTCAAATTATCATCGCATCGCTTTGTGTGGAGTGTTCTATTTAGAGGTGTGTGTTTAATATGAGAAAATCAATTCCCCGTAATAGCAGGCTTTCATATTGTAATAGCTATCATAAGACGGTGACTCATTGAATAAATTGCACCT contains:
- the LOC141874657 gene encoding homeobox protein Nkx-2.3-like is translated as MNEAMRTPVTPFSITDILNRRDAPHQNSNSFAAWGQHAVHTHAISPTYLPLPTYLQGALPGINQFGCYKAYNASHLPTALPSLCTEKNMDEGTELAEEMVKDQKSQESDVNHTSTTSPQQQPKPRKKRSRAAFSHAQVFELERRFSHQKYLSGPERAELASALKLTETQVKIWFQNRRYKTKRRQLASEICPPSAAKKVAVRVLVRDDHKQYEDIGLSSLSMAPFGTQSLVPHCGFFYR
- the LOC141874655 gene encoding uncharacterized protein LOC141874655 is translated as MLHSPNVTAPFTVRNLLNLPEFNPASYKEAQVDCLTHMTSIHVMPNKTEENTNNGLPLHDNHHPNFLYNETARSMHLKNEVNYHANLNGSHAHILEPPCPPVSLESQQLNNKSESQDIRQELQHTQHTSPSATEMHHAVSNPSLATTEAPNKQKRIRRKPRVLFSQAQVYELERRFKQQKYLSAPERDHLASMLKLTSNQVKIWFQNKRYKCKKQALENKARTAGMESWYGLPPEPRRVAVPVLVRDGEPCLGREPYGLNMNMNMNMNFAPHYMNMYPPPQNNHLANRTW